In Rhopalosiphum padi isolate XX-2018 chromosome 3, ASM2088224v1, whole genome shotgun sequence, the genomic stretch ATTAGACTCTAGAGCGAAGGTCACAAACTAACTTCTATGGATGTCCGTTTTGAAACTTACCCAACTGGCCGAGGTAGGCCAGTTGGTGATCCCTGCTCTAGAatacagaatataaataatagaattaaaataattctatttcttattattaaacattttaatataacatgtaattatatgttttataatttatatagataaattagaCGTAATATTGAAAAGTTCTAAGGATGTATTTGTAGTGTATGGTCACGCAACTCAAGAAGAATGGACTCAAGTACTTGCTTGTGAAGCATGTAATAATGGAACAAACTCACAGAATGAAATGAAaggcttaaaatattttttggaccAGCGTCCGGGGATAAAAGGTCTACTTATTACAAATTTAGAACTTGATGTAAGGactaatttacttttaatttttaaattaataaaatcattatttttaaatggttcTAGTAGGCTGATCAACctagaaatgtatttaaatgtatatttaattgaataattaagtttaatttcacaattgttacaaattatacgcattaatttaaataaaattaatcctataatattattataaatgatttaaacttGGATAGAATTCcatttacaaatatatgataaaaaaatgtatttttaaattatatttacaaaactattatatcatttatttcaaTGTAGGTTTTTTGTTAGTTTATCATATAAcagaattatattttgattattatattttttttttttacattcgatatttatagttaatacagtaaacattttgtaactaacaacttaaaattcttgtatacatttttttgattttaatttggaTGTACTTAAGAAATTTAACTTATgttaattttgtatactttatttttcattatttatatatttaatatgaaatgatTAGAACCAGTTcactttttcaaattattaaaatgtataatagttcatataaatatttaacaatattttaataaaacctattttgttttgaaaggAAAACTCCGTAGATTTTCCCGAATACTCTGAAAATTTCAAAGTTTATCTTGATACGATGAGGTCGAATTTTCCTGATTTGGCTATTGGTCTTTTTTTAATCGGAAAATTTATAGTAGATCAGTATACCAACCCAAAATTAACTtgtgagtatattatttatgatctttatctatgtacctatgttcaatgtttatatatttaaaataatttgagagGTATTGATACGTTCAAAAACaaagtgtatttttattgttatactcaaatatttgaaataaataccatttacaatagctaaatttaatttcatattgttttaaaacgtaTAGCGAAAATCTGataaaattcaaaaagaaaggaccatattatatttaacatagtttttttattttacaaaagttTCTAACATTGTAGCAAACTCCAATTGCGAAGTAGGCAACATTAGACTGTTAGAGTTCCTAAGTCTAAAGTCGctaacaatttaaattgattgCAAACATGCTTCAGAATCTTGAGTACCTTTAAAATTATACAGCAgggtatgataaattatatcataataataaaagatttttggTTAGGAAaggtattaggtaatattaactcaccataattcataattgtatAGGTTGATGAgcatcaatattttcagaaaaataaacaatatcataatttattaaaaaaaatagctgaaaaaataaaaaagataaaatcgattttgttcgTATCACAACTTTAATTCTAAGAAATTTTTAATTGGCATGAAAAAAgagtaagtaaataaaaaaaagacggatattattaatattttgttttgagtaatatccattataataaattatcaatcttTAAAAAACAACGAAACATAAAAAGACTAATATAGTGTTTTGTTCACAGATATAAGTTatcgttatttaaaatgttatacttatttcaatttttttatatagggtTGAATTTCACAATAATAGATCAGTCCGTAGATTCCTACGTTATTTCTGTAGTAACCTTTAATGATTGTACTGATGAATTCAGACTTCTTGGAACAGCTCCAATAGGATTATCGAATTCATTAAATACTACAAGTTTAGGACATTCAAATTCGTCAAGTACAGTTTCAACGAATTCATCAAGTACAGGTTCAACGAATTTAACAATGCcagttacaaattatacattggtattgaaacattattattaacaaattttgcTGAGTTGGATCtcctaaataattgtatttttctagagtaatttaaaagatattttagcGGACCTATCTATtccacaaaataaaacatattatagatatagaatGCACCCATTAACACCAGATGACTCAATATCAACGTGTAACTCGACTCTTGCCCAGGTATACAAattcaacatcaatatataaatatacatagtgtCCCACGAAGATctgtcaaattaaataatgaaataacttttgttctaatcaatatttttataaaatttcttttaaatataattcttagGCACTTGCGCtaaatttttagtaaacattttttattttttaaaaaagaaaataaaaaacttaaaaattgattaaaaaaattacgaaaatattcaaaatagccaaataaaatttagatggtaaaaatatttatttaagtccagtggctgattttttaaaatttatttaaatatcaatattcttgTCAGGTAAATTACGATCTAGTTTATGTTAGAAAcagtat encodes the following:
- the LOC132927285 gene encoding uncharacterized protein LOC132927285, whose product is MFFYESLLLLSNILIVTVHTQSENRSSLGISSCSYIGGLQAECGIPDVSIADIPYGCTAIIFDGLYMDLTNNVNKASGDDSFDKLDVILKSSKDVFVVYGHATQEEWTQVLACEACNNGTNSQNEMKGLKYFLDQRPGIKGLLITNLELDENSVDFPEYSENFKVYLDTMRSNFPDLAIGLFLIGKFIVDQYTNPKLTWLNFTIIDQSVDSYVISVVTFNDCTDEFRLLGTAPIGLSNSLNTTSLGHSNSSSTVSTNSSSTGSTNLTMPVTNYTLSNLKDILADLSIPQNKTYYRYRMHPLTPDDSISTCNSTLAQICSNETDSSSWCYENLDSFNAKGQFAKDNGAGFMVTFIELNDPENNCKCKPYPWFNAILDGFNGKSVNTTKECALLNRS